Sequence from the bacterium genome:
CCCTTTCGGGCCTCGGAATGACAAGAGCGGGGCTAAAGCCCCTTGCTACGGGAATATAGCCTACGCCTTGCTCGGATGGGCCGGGACGTGGGGAGCGATGGTGATGCCCTCCTTGCCCGGCTGGCCTTGGTGTCTGCCACGAGCCGGCAGCGGCGGCGAGGCCTTCACCGGCGGCAGCTTGCCGCCGCTGATGACGATATTGATATCCTCGCCGGTCAAGGTCTCGCGCTCGAGCAGGGCCTCGGCCAGGGCGTGAAGCTCGGTCAAGTGGCCTTGGAGCAGCCCCTTGGCCCGCTCATACTGGTGCATCACCACTTGACGGACCTCGTGGTCGATCTCGGCCGCGGTCTTCTCGCTGTAGTCCTGGTGCTGGGCGAATTCGCGGCCGAGGAAGATCGCTTCCTCTTTTTTGCCGAAAGCCAGCGGCCCCAGCTTCTCGCTCATGCCCCACTCGCAGATCATCTTGCGGGCCAAGTCGGTGGCCTTCTCGATGTCGTTGCCGGCGCCGGTGGTCTTTTGGCTGAAGATCAGCTCTTCGGCCAAGCGGCCGCCCATCAGGATGGCGATCATGTTCTCGGCGTATTCCTTGCTGTGGGAATGCTTTTCCTCTTCCGGCAATTGCTGGGTGAGGCCCAGGGCCATGCCGCGCGGAATGATCGTGACCTTGTGCACCGGCTCGGTGCCTGGAATCAGCCGAGCCACCAAGGTGTGGCCGGCCTCGTGATAGGCCGTGGTCTTCTTCTCTTCGTCGGAGATGATCATGCTGCGGCGCTCGCTGCCCATCAGGACTTTGTCCTTGGCCATTTCGAAGTCGGTCATCTCGACCAGCTTCTTATCGCGGCGGGCGGCGTAAAGCGCGGCCTCGTTGACCAAGTTCTCGAGATCGGCGCCACAGAAGCCGGGGGTGCCGCGGGCCAAGACCATCAGGTCGACGTCGCGCGAAACCGGCACCCGGCGAGTGTGAATCCGTAAAATTTCCTCACGGCCCTTGAGGTCGGGGCGCGGAACGACGATCCGGCGGTCGAAACGGCCGGGCCTCAGCAAGGCCGGGTCGAGGACGTCGGGCCGGTTGGTGGCCGCGACCAGGATGACGCCGTCATTGGACTCGAAGCCGTCCATCTCGACCAGCAATTGGTTGAGGGTCTGCTCGCGCTCGTCATGGCCGCCGCCCAAACCGGCGCCGCGATGGCGGCCGACGGCGTCGATCTCGTCGATGAAGATGATGCAGGGCGCATGCTTCTTGCCCTGCTCGAAGAGGTCGCGGACCCGGGAGGCGCCGACGCCGACGAACATCTCGACGAAGTCGCTGCCCGAGATGCTGAAGAACGGCACTCCGGCCTCTCCGGCGATGGCCCGGGCCAGCAGGGTCTTGCCGGTCCCCGGCGGGCCCATCAAAAGGACGCCCTTGGGAATCCGACCGCCGAGCTTGGTGAATTTTTTCGGATCTTTCAGGAAGTCGATGATCTCCTCGACCTCTTCCTTGGCCTCTTCCACCCCGGCGACGTCCTCGAAGGTGATCCGCTTTTGGGACTCGCTCATCAGGCGGGCCCGGCTCTTGCCGAAGCTCAAAGCTTTGCCGCCGCCGATCTGGATCTGGCGCATGAAGAAGAAAAAAAAGCCGAAGAGCAGCAGCATCGGCATCCAGGAGATCAGGATCTGCTGCCACATCGGAGTCTCTTTGGGCTTCTCGTAACGGATTTGGGCGTCGGACTTGGCCAGGATCTCGAAGGCCTTGTCGCTGTTCACCGGGCCCAGGGTCTCGAAATAGCTTCCATCCTTATAGCTGTCCTTGAACTTTCCTTGGTACTCGTCCTCGCGGATGACCACCGAGTCGATCTGCTTCTGCTCGACCGCCGTGATGAACTCACTAAAACTCACTTTATTTCGCAGGGTTGGCTTGGCATTGAAAAAGTGAAGGATGGAGATCGACAAAAGGATGATGACGATCCAAAGAGCGATGGTTTTGTGAGACTGCTTCACGGGGAACCTCAAAATCGATACTCCATTCACCCTAACATAGGGATTTTCGGGGTGGCAACCCGGATTTGGAAAAAACCTGCGGGATTTCGATGTGTTTCAATGCTTGACCCGAGATGGTAACGGAGCCGCCGATTTCAAGGGCCTGTCCAATCTAAATGTCGCCGGCCCAGTTTCAAAAGGCCGCCTTTGAGCGGCAGCTCCAGCGATTTCCCGGCGGCCAGGGCGGCCAAGATTCGGGGCAGCAGCTCGCTCCAGCTTTGCGACCGGCCGGTCCTCCGCTTCAGCCAGGCCTCCAGGATGCAGGCCTGCAAACCGGGGGGCTGGCGGCGGAGGTTTTCCAGAGCCAAACGCTTCCCCCGCCCCCGGACTTTCAGCCAGTGGCCGGCCAAGACCTCGAGGGCCTCGCTGGCCTGCCCGGCCCGCGCGGCCGTCAGGGACAAGGTTTCCTCGATACTCGGGTTTTCCTGGCGGAGCAGAGGCAAGATCCGGCGGCGGACCCGATTGCGCAAATAAAGGTCGGTGAAATTCGACCGGTCGCGGCGGAAGAGGATCCGGTGATTTTGGGCATAGAGCTGAAGCGCCTCATGGGGAACTTCGAGCAAGGGGCGAAAGAGAGCCAGCCCTTCCCACTCCTCCTGGGTCTTCATGCCGGCGAGGCCCCGCAGCCCGGACCCGCGCAAGAGGCGGAGCAAGACGGTCTCGGCCTGGTCTCGCCGATGGTGAGCCAGCCAAACCGTGCCCCGGCCCTTGGAGCGCTTCTTGATGGTTTTCCGGAAAAAATCGAAGCGCTGCGCGCGGGCCCAAGCCTGAAGGTTTTCGGGCTTCCCTCGGGGCTTGAGCCGGAGCACCTCGATCGGCAGCCCTTCCCGGCCGGCCCATTTCCGCAAAAGAGCTTCTTCCCGGTCGCAGTCGGGCCGGCGCAGGCCGTAATTGACATGAAGGAAGCAGAGCGGCGGCAAGCGGTCGCGAAGCTCCAGCACCACCGCCGCCAGCACCGAGGAGTCCATGCCGGCGGAAACGGCGAGGTAGACCGGCGCTTCCCGCCACGCCTTGGGCAGGGCCCCGAAGCTCTCCCGAACCCGTTTTTTAAGGTCGACTCGTTGCACGATCCTTCAGTCCCCACCAAATTTCATAGAGGACCAAGGCCGCCGGAAGGAAGAAAAAAAGGAAGAGACCGACGCCGCCGACCGTAAAAAGGAAGACCCAATCCGGCGAAAAAAAGCGAACCAGGAATGGCGCGGCGTTATAGAAAAGGACCGAAAGCGCTCCGCCGGCGATGAGCAGCTTCTTGACCGCCGGCGAAAGCGGCGTGAAAGCCAAGGCGGCCCAGAGCGAGAGAA
This genomic interval carries:
- the ftsH gene encoding ATP-dependent zinc metalloprotease FtsH; the encoded protein is MKQSHKTIALWIVIILLSISILHFFNAKPTLRNKVSFSEFITAVEQKQIDSVVIREDEYQGKFKDSYKDGSYFETLGPVNSDKAFEILAKSDAQIRYEKPKETPMWQQILISWMPMLLLFGFFFFFMRQIQIGGGKALSFGKSRARLMSESQKRITFEDVAGVEEAKEEVEEIIDFLKDPKKFTKLGGRIPKGVLLMGPPGTGKTLLARAIAGEAGVPFFSISGSDFVEMFVGVGASRVRDLFEQGKKHAPCIIFIDEIDAVGRHRGAGLGGGHDEREQTLNQLLVEMDGFESNDGVILVAATNRPDVLDPALLRPGRFDRRIVVPRPDLKGREEILRIHTRRVPVSRDVDLMVLARGTPGFCGADLENLVNEAALYAARRDKKLVEMTDFEMAKDKVLMGSERRSMIISDEEKKTTAYHEAGHTLVARLIPGTEPVHKVTIIPRGMALGLTQQLPEEEKHSHSKEYAENMIAILMGGRLAEELIFSQKTTGAGNDIEKATDLARKMICEWGMSEKLGPLAFGKKEEAIFLGREFAQHQDYSEKTAAEIDHEVRQVVMHQYERAKGLLQGHLTELHALAEALLERETLTGEDINIVISGGKLPPVKASPPLPARGRHQGQPGKEGITIAPHVPAHPSKA
- the tilS gene encoding tRNA lysidine(34) synthetase TilS; its protein translation is MQRVDLKKRVRESFGALPKAWREAPVYLAVSAGMDSSVLAAVVLELRDRLPPLCFLHVNYGLRRPDCDREEALLRKWAGREGLPIEVLRLKPRGKPENLQAWARAQRFDFFRKTIKKRSKGRGTVWLAHHRRDQAETVLLRLLRGSGLRGLAGMKTQEEWEGLALFRPLLEVPHEALQLYAQNHRILFRRDRSNFTDLYLRNRVRRRILPLLRQENPSIEETLSLTAARAGQASEALEVLAGHWLKVRGRGKRLALENLRRQPPGLQACILEAWLKRRTGRSQSWSELLPRILAALAAGKSLELPLKGGLLKLGRRHLDWTGP